AACTAGGAGCAGGTTTTGATCCAGATATTTCTGTCCTAGATAATATTGTACTTTATGGTGTGCTATTGGGTTTTTCACGGGCAGAAATCAAAAAACGCGCCCAGTCTATTTTGGAATTTGCCGAATTAGAAGACTATGTATTAGTACCAGTTAAGGGTTTATCTTCTGGGATGGTAGCACGCTTAGGTTTTGCCATTGCTACGGATGTCCAGCCAGATATCTTGATATTAGATGAAATTCTATCGGTTGGTGATGAAAGTTTTAAAAATAAATGTAAGCAGAGAATTGAATCTTTTTGGCATGAAAAAACCACAGTTTTAGTAGTATCCCACGATTTGGATTTTGTGCAACAGTCTTGTGATCGTGTAGTGTGGTTAGATAAGGGTAAAATTATGTTTATTGGTGAAACTAAAAAAGCAATTAATTCTTATTTACAACAGTGTGAAGGTCTCAAGAGTTATCCATGATTAATTCAGAGTTTGATTAAATTAGGACTTATGCAAATTTATGGGAAAACTAACCACTCCAGGCACAGAGTACACTGAGTCAAGAGGGTTTAAGAGAGTTTTTGCGTAAGTCCTATAAATAATAATATAATTTAAATGAGGATGTATGATTATGGATAAAACTTTATACAATCAACAGTATGAAACTCTAATTAACGAAAAATCCGAATTAGCCCAGCAATGTCAATCTTTAATGGCAGAAATAGAGCAATTAAATTTATCTAATAATGAGTTATTAGCTGAAATTTCCGATATTAAGAACTCTCGCACATGGTTAGTGCTGACAAAAATTAAGAAAAATATTATTTTACGCAAAGTTGGCAGATTATTACTAGACTTATTTAATCTGCGATCGCTCAAAAATATCTTTTTATTTAATTCTCTCAAACCAACGGCTGAAACTTTAGTAACCAGCCAAAAACATCATCATAGTTATCAATTTCCCCAACCAATTATTTTATATAAATATCAAGAAAATACGCCGATTTCTCTGGTAATTATCTGTTATAATAAATCTCAGGAATTACCTTTTGTTATTTCGGCGATCGCCAAAAATACGCTGCAACCAGATTTAATTGTTTTATGTGATGATGGTTCAACAGATAATTCCTTGCAAGTATTTATTGAACAGTGCAGTATATACAATCTCAATTACAAAATTATTCAAGAACCAACAATTAAAAACGCCTTTCGACTCAATACGCTGCGTAACAAAGGTGTTTCCGCTTGTCTTGATGGTTTAGTCATCATACTAGATGCAGACCATGTACCATCCCGGACACATATAGAAGCTCATGTAAAACTGCACTTATTACATCCTCATGCTGTGCTGTCTACGGGACCACGACTGGAATATGCAAATTCAGATTGTAGTGGTGCTGTAAATTTTCTTTGGGGACATGAACCAGTCAGTATGATGCAACCTGCTGCTGATAAACCCATAGCCGATTGGACAGGAGTCCTAGTTTCCAATATGGGAATGTGTAAGCAAGCGATTCTCAATTTGGGTGGTTTTGATCCTATCTACGATGGTAATTATGGCTTTGATGATACTGATTTTACTTATAGAGCTTGGTTAGCAGGTTATTTTTTTGCTAGTAGTTTTGAGTCTTATATTATACATATTCCCCATCCACCTTCTTTGGGTAACAGAAATAATCACATCAATCAACGCAAGTTTGAAAATAAGTATAAATTTCAACCAAAATATCCTAATATAGTTGAGCGACTCACAAGGACATCTTGGCATAATTATCTTCATTATCTTGGCAACGAGGATATTTAAAGGAGTTTAAAAGCTAAATTTATGTACATAGTTTTTCCCACCCTAGAAATTGCCCCATTTATTAATGGAGGAATAGGACAATACATATCACAAATTATTAACTATTTACAAAGTTCAGAATATACACCGTTAATTTTATTGTATGGTATTCCTGAAATTACGGCTATCAAAGCCAGAGAATATTTTGATTCATCCAGCTTAAAATGTGAAATCTATCATATTAATGAATTTGCTGATATTCAGCTAAATTCAGAAGATATTTATCATGTCGAAAAAACTTCCCTAGCTTTAGCAGAGGGTTTAAAAAAAATCATGGCTGATAAAAATATAGTTGGGGTGGAATGGTGTGAACATGGCGGTATGGGATTTCATACCCTGCGAGACAAACATTTTAATCCTGATTCAGTCTTCAAAAACATACCCATCTGGGTTCATTTACATGGTTCTAGAGAAATTTGGGATTTAACAGACCGTTATCCTGTAGCTTTGGATGTTAGCAATGACTATATATTATCTAATTATGCGGAAAGATTTTGCTTAGAATTAGCAGATGCTTGGAAAAGTCCTTCTCAGTCTGTCGCAGACTGGTACACCAGCTATTTTGGTATTCATAATCAAGTTTTTATCTCTCCGCTACCTTATCGTAAGCTTGCAGAAAGAAATAGCCACCGTGTGATTAATCATCCTCAATTACCTTTAAAAATCCTCTGTCCAGGAAGAATAGTACATTTGAAAGGTACGGACATTATCGCTCGTGCTTGTGCAGAAATTTGTCAAACTTTTCCTGAGCAGATTCATGTCACTTTTGCTGGATATAATTTAGCGACGACAAACTCAAAATATAGGTCTTATCTAGATGAAGTTAAAAGTTTTATTTCTCCTAAATTCCTGAAATATTTCTCATTTTCTGGACAATATTTAGCAGAGGAATATTTAAAAATAGCCCAAGAGTCACATTTGGCAATTTTTGCGTCTCGTGTAGAAACATTTTGTCTAGCAGCCCATGAGCTTAACTGGATAGGAGTACCCCTAGTTTTAGCGGATATCCCAGCATTTAAAGAACATTTTCAGCATGGAGTTAATTGTTATAAGTTTGATGGTTCTGTAGAGGGACTGACTGCGCTTTTAACTCAAATTGTCCAAAATCCAGAAATGCTGAATCAAATTGCATCAAATCCAGTTTTAGATTTTGATATTGATGTATTCAATCAATTGGTGAAAGTACCGCAAATATCAAAGGTTACTGCTAATTATTTTTTATTTACAAGACTACAAGAGATTCATGTACAACCAGGGAAAATATATGCAAATAATTTCAAACATTTATCAGTTTTCAACCTAAAAGTTTTAATCTTAGCAATTGTTTGGAAAATTACTAAACGTCTTGCAGACAAAATATCTTTACCTGTACCCATGAGGATTTACATAAAAGGAGTTTTAAAGAAAAATAATGCATTCCAGTAGTTTATTAGAAGCGCAAATAAACCAAAGTCAAACAATCTTCATATCTATTATTATCTGTACGGCTGACCGTCGGATTTCTTTAGAGAGGACACTGATAGCACTCAACAAAATTACTTATTCATTTTGTGAATTTATTGTAGTTGATGCTTCATCTAATACTGAAACTATGGAAATGTTAAGTATCATGTCCAGCAGTTTCGATAGAAACCTCAAATTAGCAACTGTGCAAGAAAAAAATATTAGTGTATCTCGCAATGTGGGTATAAAGTTAGCATTAGGTGAGATTATTGCTTTTATTGATGATGATGCAATTCCGCCCCCTGACTGGATAGAAAAGCTTTTATCTACATATTCTTTATATGGTGATAAATGTGCCGGTGTTGGTGGTACTGTGCGTGATATGACAAGTCCTGGTTATCCTTTACAATATCATCGTGGCATTACAAATATTATTAGTAATACCAGTCCTATTTGTCGTTCTGGGGTAATAAATTATAATCAACCGCAAGGTTTTTGGTATAACGGTTTGATGGGTACAAATTCCTCTTACCGCAAAGATTTATTAGAAAAGATTAACGGATATGATGAGTTTTTTGAGTATTTTTTAGATGAAACTGATGTTTGTTTGCGCTTAATTCAAGCTGGCTATGAAATTCACCATTGTGATGTAGTTGTAGACCATTATCCTGAAGCCAGTCACAATCGTTTAGACCAAAAACATCTGACTTGTTGGTATTCACTCGCGAAAAATACTACCTATTTTGCTTTGAAACACGCTTTTAATAAAGTCCCGTTTCCTGTCTTGGTTATCCGCTTGACTCTACTGCTGATTTATCGCTGCTTCTTGCGAATAATTCGCCTGAAGTTTACTCACAATCTCTCCTATCAGGTTTTGGGGAAATATATCCAGGAATCTATAAAAGGTATGCGTGTCGGTTGGAATAGGGGAATTTGTTTACATAAATTTACATCTTCCCGGCATTGATGCAATGTAGCAAATACAGGGCGTTGTAGAATGCAATAGATAAAGGCTGAAGAATTTATACAACATTCCTCAGCCTTTATAGTTGATAATACTTTAATCTATGAGCAGCTGCCCACGCATACAGCCTTAGACAGTTGAAATGTCTTTTTCTTTTTCTGCCAACAAGTCATCTATTCTAGCAGTGTACTTGTTTGTGAGTTTTTGCAGTTGATCTTGTTGGTCTTTGGATTCATCTTCAGAGATTTCTGAAGCTTTTTCCTCTTTGCGAATGGTGTCTTGGACATCACGACGGATGTTGCGAATGGCTACGCGACCTTCTTCGGCATACTTACTAGCCATTTTGACAAATTCTTTCCGGCGATCGCTTGTTAATGGTGGTATATTTAGCCGAATCACAGAACCGTCGTTACTGGGTGTTAAACCTACGTCAGACAGGGAAATTGCTTTCTCTACTACGTTTAAGCTGCCTTTATCGTAAGGCTGAATCAATATGGTTGAAGCATCTGGCGTGCTAATGTTTGCCAGTGATTTCAATGGTGTGGGTGAACCGTAGTAGTCCACCGAAACCTTATCTAGTAAACTCGCATTGGCGCGACCAGTGCGAATGGTGTTAAAAGCTCGTTGAGTTGCTTCAACGGTCTTTTGCATTGTACTCTCAGCTTCAGATAATTTCACATGAACCTCCCACAAGGGTGCCGATATTTTCTCCCAAAACGGCTCGGCGGACGTTACCTCGCACCGTTAAATCAAAAACCAGTATTGGGATATTATTGTCTTTACACAAGGCGATCGCTGTACTATCCATGACGCGCAAATCTTTGGCTAAAACGTGCGCGTAGGTGAGACTGGTGTAACGCTTGGCCTCTGGATAAATATGGGGGTCAGCATCGTAGATTCCGTCTACCTTGGTGGCTTTAAAAATCACCTCGGCATCAATTTCTGCGGCTCTTAAGGCGGCAGTGGTGTCGGTGGTAAAGAAGGGATTTCCTGAACCAGCACCAAAAATTACCACCCGCCCTTTTTCTAGGTGGCGGATGGCGCGACGACGGATATACGGTTCCGCTAATTCTTGCATAGCGATCGCAGTTTGTACCCGCGTCTGTACCCCAATTCGCTCTAAGCAATCTTGTAGCGTCATGGCATTCATTACCGTGGCAATCATCCCTATGTAGTCAGCAGCTGCCCTGTCCATCCCCGCCGACGCTGCTTTCACGCCGCGAAAAATGTTCCCGCCGCCTACAACGATGGCAATTTGAACGCCAGTAGCTACTACCTCTGCTATTTCCTGGGCTATTTCTTTGACCACTTCGGGATCAATACCGTAGCCCATGTTGCCCATTAAGGCTTCACCGCTTAGTTTGAGTAAAACCCGTCGGTAATTCGTTCCCATCAAGTTACGCTTTATCAAAAAAGTTGCAGTTGCCTCCAATTTAAGATAGCAGTACAGCGACGATATATGTCTAGTTCCGCCAAATCAATGAAGTTCCTGCTGGTTCGGTTTTTGGTAGCTTAATTGCTTGACCTTTGAACAGAGAGGCGATCGCATTTCTCAAATAATCTTCTCCCAGACATGATGGGTCTTGGGGATGATTGTCAATTTGTCCTTTGTACTGCACTATACCATGATTATCTACCAGAAAAGCCATAGGCGTTTTACTCGCCCCAAAGCTACGAGTCACATCTTGAGTTGAATCCCATATGTAAGGAAAATTTAACTCGTGACCTTCGGCAAAAACTTTCATGTCGTCAAAGCTTTCGCTCAGGTGTTCCGTCGCACTGCTACCATTCATCCCAATTAGTGTAAAGCCCTCTTGAGCAAATTCCTCTTGAATATTTTTTAATCTGTCTAGATACAAGCTTACATAAGGACAGTGGTTGCACATCGCAATCACACCAACTGCACGAAACCTTTCTAAATAACGGCTGAGATGGTGTACTTGATTGTCAATTCCTGGAAGCTCAAAATCTGGTGCATAGCTTCCAACAGGTGTGTTAATTGTTTCTAGTATATTCATCTTCTATAGCCGCAAGGAACTAATAACAAAAAGGTTTATGTGACATTTCCGGTCACTTTTTTGCGTGCAAACCAATTTTTAGCCCATCCTTGATATCCCATGATCTTATAGACCAATGTGACTACCGTAAATCGTGAAAGTTTTAAATTTACTAAGGATGGTGATTCTATTACATCACACAAAATCATATCCTAACAACTTTCCTGAAAAAACCACAGGTTTAACTATTTGGTTCTATCCAGGCGAGGAAACGGCAAGATTACAAAATGTGAAGTATCATAGTCGTAATATCAACAGCACCAAAAAAGCATCACACAAATCAAGTATGTGGTAACTGTAAACCGTTAACAGCGCCTAAGTGAGATTTCACAACTAGACTTTTCCAGGAA
The window above is part of the Nodularia spumigena CCY9414 genome. Proteins encoded here:
- a CDS encoding glycosyltransferase family 2 protein; the encoded protein is MDKTLYNQQYETLINEKSELAQQCQSLMAEIEQLNLSNNELLAEISDIKNSRTWLVLTKIKKNIILRKVGRLLLDLFNLRSLKNIFLFNSLKPTAETLVTSQKHHHSYQFPQPIILYKYQENTPISLVIICYNKSQELPFVISAIAKNTLQPDLIVLCDDGSTDNSLQVFIEQCSIYNLNYKIIQEPTIKNAFRLNTLRNKGVSACLDGLVIILDADHVPSRTHIEAHVKLHLLHPHAVLSTGPRLEYANSDCSGAVNFLWGHEPVSMMQPAADKPIADWTGVLVSNMGMCKQAILNLGGFDPIYDGNYGFDDTDFTYRAWLAGYFFASSFESYIIHIPHPPSLGNRNNHINQRKFENKYKFQPKYPNIVERLTRTSWHNYLHYLGNEDI
- the pyrH gene encoding UMP kinase, coding for MGTNYRRVLLKLSGEALMGNMGYGIDPEVVKEIAQEIAEVVATGVQIAIVVGGGNIFRGVKAASAGMDRAAADYIGMIATVMNAMTLQDCLERIGVQTRVQTAIAMQELAEPYIRRRAIRHLEKGRVVIFGAGSGNPFFTTDTTAALRAAEIDAEVIFKATKVDGIYDADPHIYPEAKRYTSLTYAHVLAKDLRVMDSTAIALCKDNNIPILVFDLTVRGNVRRAVLGENIGTLVGGSCEII
- a CDS encoding thioredoxin family protein yields the protein MNILETINTPVGSYAPDFELPGIDNQVHHLSRYLERFRAVGVIAMCNHCPYVSLYLDRLKNIQEEFAQEGFTLIGMNGSSATEHLSESFDDMKVFAEGHELNFPYIWDSTQDVTRSFGASKTPMAFLVDNHGIVQYKGQIDNHPQDPSCLGEDYLRNAIASLFKGQAIKLPKTEPAGTSLIWRN
- a CDS encoding glycosyltransferase — protein: MYIVFPTLEIAPFINGGIGQYISQIINYLQSSEYTPLILLYGIPEITAIKAREYFDSSSLKCEIYHINEFADIQLNSEDIYHVEKTSLALAEGLKKIMADKNIVGVEWCEHGGMGFHTLRDKHFNPDSVFKNIPIWVHLHGSREIWDLTDRYPVALDVSNDYILSNYAERFCLELADAWKSPSQSVADWYTSYFGIHNQVFISPLPYRKLAERNSHRVINHPQLPLKILCPGRIVHLKGTDIIARACAEICQTFPEQIHVTFAGYNLATTNSKYRSYLDEVKSFISPKFLKYFSFSGQYLAEEYLKIAQESHLAIFASRVETFCLAAHELNWIGVPLVLADIPAFKEHFQHGVNCYKFDGSVEGLTALLTQIVQNPEMLNQIASNPVLDFDIDVFNQLVKVPQISKVTANYFLFTRLQEIHVQPGKIYANNFKHLSVFNLKVLILAIVWKITKRLADKISLPVPMRIYIKGVLKKNNAFQ
- the frr gene encoding ribosome recycling factor; the encoded protein is MKLSEAESTMQKTVEATQRAFNTIRTGRANASLLDKVSVDYYGSPTPLKSLANISTPDASTILIQPYDKGSLNVVEKAISLSDVGLTPSNDGSVIRLNIPPLTSDRRKEFVKMASKYAEEGRVAIRNIRRDVQDTIRKEEKASEISEDESKDQQDQLQKLTNKYTARIDDLLAEKEKDISTV
- a CDS encoding ABC transporter ATP-binding protein — translated: MEVIRLNQVSLWRRTQEEFSYDMKKTIFSLLEGKYRQPAKRLVLDQIEFGIEQGEKIGIIGANGSGKSTILKIISGILQPTTGTVRVRGKIAPLIELGAGFDPDISVLDNIVLYGVLLGFSRAEIKKRAQSILEFAELEDYVLVPVKGLSSGMVARLGFAIATDVQPDILILDEILSVGDESFKNKCKQRIESFWHEKTTVLVVSHDLDFVQQSCDRVVWLDKGKIMFIGETKKAINSYLQQCEGLKSYP
- a CDS encoding glycosyltransferase family 2 protein, which translates into the protein MHSSSLLEAQINQSQTIFISIIICTADRRISLERTLIALNKITYSFCEFIVVDASSNTETMEMLSIMSSSFDRNLKLATVQEKNISVSRNVGIKLALGEIIAFIDDDAIPPPDWIEKLLSTYSLYGDKCAGVGGTVRDMTSPGYPLQYHRGITNIISNTSPICRSGVINYNQPQGFWYNGLMGTNSSYRKDLLEKINGYDEFFEYFLDETDVCLRLIQAGYEIHHCDVVVDHYPEASHNRLDQKHLTCWYSLAKNTTYFALKHAFNKVPFPVLVIRLTLLLIYRCFLRIIRLKFTHNLSYQVLGKYIQESIKGMRVGWNRGICLHKFTSSRH